From one Cyanobacteria bacterium GSL.Bin1 genomic stretch:
- a CDS encoding glycosyltransferase gives MTEQSPVIGYLLKTFPKLSETFILNEMLELERQGIDLHIFSLRKPQDKRFHPSVSELKAPVTYLPSLLPEYDREEETALLTNYLAWQQHYPEQCREQLQFYINRSEKKHLNEFLQGLYLAQIMPELGIAHLHVHFANIPTATAEIAHQCSGISYSITAHAKDIYLTEPIALDRGMKSAEFVLTCTDYNRRYLKSIATSDTPINLAYHGLDLQRFQSDQTAGSANGDCLQILSIGRFCEKKGFPDLLTACAHLSLAGVPFACTIVGFGPLQEALELQIQAFHLQDQVTLVGKLTQDQVIEQYRAADVFVLPCQVTADGDRDGIPNVLIEAMAMELPVISTAISGITELIVSGENGILVPEKDPSAIAQALIQLAEDPEQRRTLGLAGRKTVTENFALEKNVAQVKALLLNTLTRHSASPINLSSSWEAIAS, from the coding sequence ATGACTGAACAATCACCTGTCATCGGTTATTTATTAAAAACGTTTCCCAAACTCTCAGAAACGTTTATTCTCAACGAAATGCTCGAATTAGAGCGACAAGGCATTGATTTACATATTTTCTCTTTGCGCAAGCCTCAAGATAAGCGTTTTCATCCCAGTGTCAGTGAACTGAAAGCGCCGGTCACTTATCTGCCTTCTCTATTACCAGAATATGACCGGGAAGAAGAAACGGCCCTGCTGACAAACTATTTAGCCTGGCAACAGCATTATCCTGAGCAATGCCGGGAACAGTTGCAATTCTACATTAATCGGTCGGAAAAAAAGCACCTCAATGAATTTTTGCAGGGTCTCTATTTGGCACAAATCATGCCTGAGTTGGGCATCGCTCATCTTCACGTTCACTTTGCTAATATTCCAACAGCAACGGCAGAAATCGCTCACCAGTGTAGTGGCATTTCTTATAGCATCACAGCTCACGCGAAAGATATTTACTTGACAGAACCGATCGCGCTTGATCGCGGAATGAAATCTGCTGAATTTGTTCTTACCTGTACCGATTACAATCGTCGCTATCTCAAATCTATTGCCACTTCAGATACTCCCATTAATTTGGCTTATCATGGTTTGGATTTGCAGCGGTTTCAATCGGATCAAACCGCGGGCTCTGCCAACGGAGACTGCCTGCAGATTCTCTCTATTGGACGCTTTTGTGAGAAGAAAGGGTTTCCTGATTTGTTAACGGCGTGTGCTCACCTGAGCCTCGCCGGAGTGCCTTTTGCTTGCACAATTGTTGGGTTTGGTCCTTTGCAAGAAGCATTGGAGCTGCAAATTCAAGCCTTTCATCTTCAAGATCAGGTGACGTTAGTGGGCAAGTTAACCCAAGACCAAGTGATTGAGCAATATCGAGCAGCCGATGTGTTTGTTTTGCCCTGTCAAGTCACGGCAGATGGCGATCGCGATGGGATTCCCAATGTTTTGATTGAAGCGATGGCGATGGAACTGCCGGTCATTTCCACTGCAATTTCGGGGATTACTGAGTTAATTGTTTCAGGGGAAAATGGGATTTTGGTGCCGGAAAAAGACCCCAGCGCGATCGCGCAAGCCCTGATTCAGCTAGCTGAAGATCCTGAGCAACGTCGTACCCTGGGGCTTGCCGGGCGGAAAACGGTCACTGAAAACTTCGCCCTCGAAAAGAATGTGGCGCAAGTGAAAGCCTTACTCCTCAACACACTGACCCGTCATTCGGCATCCCCCATTAACTTGTCTTCATCCTGGGAGGCGATCGCGTCATGA